cccccacccccagcaactcctgcctgaagcagctgcctcactctttcTAATGGTAGAATCAGCCCAGGTGCAAAGCATCTTCTCTATCGCCTCTTCTCTCTGTGTGATGCATCCTAGTGCgtctctcctctttctccccaGAACACTCTTGGCTTCCATCAGCCTCTACTTCCAGCGAATGTTCACCAGCACCTTCAAGGAATCCCGGGAGGGCGAAATTGTGCTGATGGATTTGACCGCCTCCTCCCTCCAGAGGCTCCTGGATTACATCTATACAGGGGAGCTGCTGCTCCTCTCTGAAGACGTAGAAGATCTGTTCACAGCAGCCAGCAGGCTTCAAATCATGTCTGCGTTGGAAATCATCACCAGGTAATAAGGAAGGGGTAGGTCAGTGCATCAAAAACAGGGAAGGGGAAACTGTGGCTCTTCACATGtttccagactacaattccccatcactcctgaccactgATGGAGTCCAGAGAGCTGGAAGGCCACAACTTTGCCATTCATCTAAAGACACATCCCTGTGGGGTTACACAGCCAGTTCAGAACCAGCGTGTTCTCTTCAGTCTCCTTATTTTTTGCCATGGCAAATCAACGTGGCTTACAAAAATGACTTACGACAAAAACAATACATAAGACTAGGGAGTGGgatacattaaaacatcccatCTAAGGggttaaaggccaaaggcctgtttaaaaaggaaggtttctgtctggcacctgaagatatgtaatgatggcacctccctggagagagcattccgcAAATaggaagccaccactgaaaaggcgcTGTTCTTCTGTTGCCACCATCCCATGGAAAgggcacatgaaaaagggcctcaAATTATGGTTGCAGGGTTCAGGTTAGTTCATATGGAGAAAGGCAGTCCCTGAGGCACAAGGCTTTGTAGGtccaaagcagcactttgaattgctcTGCTATGTTCTAATATTGTAAGTTCTGATATTacgaaagagggagaaaagcatGTCCCAGTCTACCTATTTTCTCTCCATCATGCCATATATGAGAAAAGTCCTTCCTCCTTTGCTCCTTGCAGATTCCTCATGGAGAGGATTTCCATGGAGAACTGCCTGGGTCTTTACGTGCTGGCGTATTCCCACAACCACCGGCCTCTCCTCCGCCCGGCCTCGCGCTACATTGCCTTCCATTTCGAGCACCTCATCGAGCTCACAGCCTTCCTTGCCCTCGACTTCAGCGTCCTGGTCAGCATCATTGCCTCGGACGGCCTGGAGGTGGACTCAGAACTGACCATCTACAGGGCCATGCGCCGCTGGGTGTACCACAACCCTGACGAGCGCCTCCTGAAGCACGCGGCCCTGATGGACCACATCCGCCTCTCTCTCCTGAGCCCCGAGGAACTGGCCGAGGTCCGGGCCGAGACAGAAGAGTTTTATGAGTGCGTCCGACTGCCGTGGGAGGAACTCAGTGTCCCTGAACGGCTGTGGGCCAGCAGAGGCCTACGGCAAGGCATGTACCACAAGGGTGTTGTGTGCGTGGGGCTCCCCAAATGGAGCAAGATGAGCCTGGGGGCCGAGGAGCTGGATTCTCACGTCCACTTTTTCGACCCGTCCACTGAGCAGTGGGAGCAGCTTCCCGACCTGAAATCGCTGACCTCACCTAGCTGCGTTTCTCTGGGCCACAAGCTCTACATCACCGGCGGGCAGCATTTAGATGGCTCCTACTCCAATAACCTCCTGGTATACGACACTCTTGGGGGCCACTGGTCCAAGCTGCCTCCCATGACCACAGCCCGGGCGTGGCATGCCTTCCTCCTATGCCAGAAAAGGCTGTATGCTGCCGGGGGCTGGGACAGCACTGGGACTCTTGTGTGCGCCGAGAGCTACGACTTGGAGCGTGAGGAGTGGACAGACATCTCCAGCCTCCCCTTTGCCTTGACTTATTTCGCCTCTGTGACACTCAAGAGCAAACTGTACCTCGTCGGCGGGGAAAGGGATGATGCTGAACTCCCCGTCCCTCACAAGGGGTTCCTGGTTTACGACATCAAATCCGGCGCCTGGTCCCAGGTCCCCATGGCCTTTGAATTCTACGAGGCCAGCGCTGTCACCTTGGGCGACTGCATATTTGTGGTCGGGGGGCTTTCCGGGGAGGGCAACGAAGGCTCCCGGTACTTCACCGGCCGTTGCGTTTGCCTGTTGAGCGATGGCACAGTGAACCAAGAACTCTCCATCCCTCTCCTCCCCATCGCCATCTCCTACCCGGGCGTCGTCTGCTGGAGGAAGAGGGTGTATGTCTTTGGGGGCGACAGCAACGACCGCTATTCCAGCGCGATCCATTACTGGGAGCCAGGCCAGCAGAACTGGGTCCAGTGTGGGGCAACTTTACCTGACCCCCACTATGGGGCGTTTGGCTTTGGCTGCATTCCGCTCAACGTCCCGAGAAAAAACATCCTGGCTGTCTTCCACCGGGGATCCACCTTCGaggtggaggagcaggaggaagacagCTTGGAACCCTGCCCGGTGGCCAACCTTACTTAGCACATTTTGGGTCCTTGTTATTTTTGATtggtttaaaaagagagagacctgAAGCCAAATacccagttgttgttgctgttgttgtgacTGCTGAACCTACCTTTCGGTAGTGGCCAGTGTGCTGGTGCAGAGCTTTGGAGCTGTCCCAGCACTGGCATCACTGCAACCTACCTAGACGGCTCTGGGATTATGGTGGGGCAGCTCTGAGGCAGCCCTGATCTCCTCACTGCCATGTCctaccccagcagcagcagcagcagcagcagccaaataAGGAGGGCAGCCCCACAGCTCCACCACACACCCACCACTATAGCTCCCTCTGCAGACAAGAGGATACGGTCCCCCTTATCCAATGCGTGTTTTCATCACCTGTCTCTCATTCCTGACTCCTCGAAGCCTCTGATCCTTTGCTTCTGCTCCCAAAGCCCACACCTCAAAGCTCTGTGAGTTTGGTTGTTTTTCTCCCTCGGCCCAACTGACTTTCCATTTCCCTGATTTCTGACATCCTGAAATGGTCATTCGACCGTCGGAATGTTTGTGAATATTCCCTGATGCTCTGAGTTCCTTTCTTTTCCTACCTCAGCCCAACTTGCTTTCCCATTTCCCTCACAGGAACCAACTTGATCTTCAATCTCACTCAGAAGTTGgaatgtttgtgaacattctttggcaccCTAGAACATTCAGAGCCAGTAGAGTCCAGCTAGCAGGCAGGCAGTGGCCAGCATTATTGTAGACTGCGCATCATTGGGCCCTAGGAGCATTTCCCTTCACTCACACAATTGCAGGTCGACCTCACAACTGCTTTGTGTTGCACTTTGTAGCACTCTTGACAGGACTACTTACAGACTCCCtcatttatttagagcatttctaagctgggatgtgggtggcactgtggtctaagccactgagcctcttgggcttgccgatcagaaggtcagcggttcgaatccccgggtgagctcccgctgctcggtcccagcttctgccaacctagcagttcgaaagcatgccagtgcaagcagataaatagataaCGCTGCGGCGGgagggtaaatggtgtttccgtgcgctctggtttccgccacggTGTCCCGCtgcagcggtttagtcatgctggccacatgacccggaaaactgtctgcggacaaacgccagctccctcagcctgtaaagcgagatgtgcaccacaaccccagagtcgcctttgagtggacttaactgtcaggggtcctttaccttttaagctgtGTATGCTAACTGGAGCCCCCAAAGTggcttaaaataattttaaaaatgaagcaaaacatTCAAGATTTACTAGGGAGGGGCAAAGGCACTGATATGCCCCTCCCACTTCAGATGTTCCAGCTGATATTCTGTTTCTGAAGCTCTGGGCTGTGGCGAATCTCAGAGAAAATGGCTGCTGCGGTAACCAGGTGTTGACCTCTTTCATGTGGGCCTACCTAATTCacttcccccaaaacagtacaccggggtgaggaacctttttcaccCTGAGGATCACATTCCCCTCTGTGTGACCTTCTGAGgcccacatgtcagtggtggaagGAGCTGGcaggcaaaaatgggtggagcaacaggcACCATATTTACCTTTGTACTGTTTCTAGGTGGGAAGAGTGAAATTTCCCATGCTGCCTAGATAAAAGCAACAGGTCCCTGCTTTGCCTGCAATGCAGTCACGGTTTGAGCTTCCGCCAGAGTCGGACAGAAAGATTTCCACCCAACCCAGCTTCGGTTGTGCATTTTCTATAGAAAGAAgcattcagagccagtgtggtatagtggttaagagcaatagactcgtaatctgggaaaccgggttcgcgtctccgctcctccacatgcagctgctgggtgaccttcggctagtcacacttctctgaagtctctcagccccactcacctcacagagtgtttgttgtgggggaggaagggaaaggagaatgttagccgctttgagactccttcgggtagtgataaagcgggatatcaaatccaaactcttcttcttcttcagaagttCAAGCAACACACTGTTACTGTCATTGGTTTTTTATACTTGCAAACCACTCCTCTTCCTAGCACAGAGATACAGTCCACATCCCTGGAGCAATACCCTTTTCCCATCATCCCGGAAGCTTACCTCTCAAAAGCTGGGATGCATTCCCCTTAGGTGGACGTCACTGAACAGGCTCCAGGCCTTCTCTCCTCAAGAACACATTTCCTCCGGGAACTGGGATCCCCTCTGCTTGATGCTTCAAAGCCTGTGAGAGGATGAAAAGGGAGGAACCTAAATATATTCCCATGCACACCTGCCCCAAACCACCTGGCAAATTGTGAAAAGCCAAGGGAGAGATTTGGAGGTGCAGTCCAAACCACAATTTGCACCAGGCATGGTAGAGTGTGTGGAGATGTTTCCTACCTACTCCAACTGACCAGCGGGCCAGATTAAGTTAACTGCTTGCACCAGTGGAAGCCCACACAAGGACCTGATAGGGCAACAGAGCTTCTCCCCTCTTCTTTGCCCTGATACCCCCTAAATTGGCTTGGGAGAGATCAAGAGAACCCACAGACAATGTGTTGTGGGGAGAGAAGGTAGATCATTCCATTCTACAAGCATTTCTTCTAGATGGAGCAATCTTCTTGGTGCTAGCTTGAATTCGTCCCTTGCTTCTGATGCCAACGTCACAATGCCAGCTAGACCTCCCTTTGCTTCCTACCAAATATATGGGCAGGTAGAAGTACCCACCTGCAGGATCCCCACCAATAGGGAGCCCCAAATAAGACATTCTGGTGGTTGATTCTGGGAGGGACTGAGCTGGCCCAGAATCCCATTGACTCCCACGCCAGCCCCACCAATGTCACATGATGACATCACGCCCAATCCAGGCCTGATGGCACATCAACATACCCACCCTCTCACCTTCCAcctcagcctgtgtgtgtgtgtagcaattGGGGATAAGATTGTGCCCTCAAAGTCATTTCTTGTGTTAATCCTTCCCAGAGTAGACAtaggccacatttgcaccatacattgaaggctctatgataccactttgaacagtcatggcttccccaaaggattctgggagctggagctcatgaagggtgctgagagttatgagACCcctatttccagtgcttttttattaaaaaatgtttaggggtactctcattttcctattcatattgaaatactgcccctcaatgaggccaaacttagattcacaaaatgtttgggggtatgcgtacccctgcgtccccccagaaaaaaagcactgcctgttcCTCtcatggaactacaattcccagaattccctgggaaaagAGAATGACTGTTAAACTTCTTTGGGAatggcagctctgtgaggggaatagaggggtctcctaagaaatctCAGCACCTTCAATGAAATCTCTAAGAAACACAGTAAATAATGACTATGGTGATCATAATAACAAAAtgctatacagtggcacctcaggttaagaacttaattcattctggaggtctgttcttaacctgaaacaccactttagctaatggggcttcccgctgccgccgcgccaccaccacacgatttttgttctcatcctgaagcaaagttcttaacctgagggactatttctgggttagcggagtctgtaacctgaagcatccgtaacctgaagagtctgtaactcgaggtaccactgtacagaaatgcattcaGAGGAAATGCCTTACATAcctttattgtacagtggtacctcgggttaagtacttaattcgttctggaggtccgttcttaacctgaaactgttcttaacctaaggtaccactttagctaatggggcctccagctgctgccgcgccgccaccacacaatttttgttctcatcctgaagcaaagttcttaacctgaggtactatttctgggttagcggagtctgtaacctgaagcatatgttacctgcagtgtatgtaacccaaggtaccactgtatatgttaggCAAGACTGTGTATGAACATGTATATTAAGGGAAATGTGAAtggatgctgatgaatttccaggAGATGTTTAAGACTGGAGAAATGCATAAGCTACACTGATGGATCTGTCTATCGCCTGGTGCAGCCAGACTCCCTGCCACTTTCATCTCTTGACTGAGGAACCAAAATGAGATGAGAGGGCCTGACCTAAAGGCCGACCTGAGTCCCAGAGcttgttgatttttattttttatttttttaagaagaagaaagaaaccacGGGCTGGGAAAAACAATTAGCCTCCCTCCAATCCACAGCCACCGttttaaaaataatctgaatTTCTGGCAGACTTGTGGGAGGGATCCTGGAAAACAGCACCGCTAATGGGCTTCGCTGCCCCTACTCCCCACGGTGCCCACTTTGGACTTTCTGATCCCTTTTCTCCTTTTCAGAATCTCAGTCAGGGGCATTTTATAGGCAAGCCAAGTACAATGCGAGGGAAAGAGGCGGGATGAAATAAAGTCACAGACATGAGTAATAGGACTAATAGCTAATAAAAGCTGGTGCATTACACAGGAGGCATGGATGTGGTGCCGGGCAATGGGAGGGGGGGGTGTAAAGAGATGGCTACGCAGCAAAGAACAATCCTATTATAAATAgctgctccacacacacacacacacacacacacacaagctcagAGGCTCAGCACTAGCAGATTCGCCAACTCTAATCCTAGGAGAGCATAAGCCCTTGAAAGACACCATTCTGGAGAGAGTAAGAGCTGCCTTGTCTCCCTGCCCCATCCAAAAGATGGCAATGGACATTTTCAGAGGTGGGTCAAATTAAGTCACTGGTCTCCAAATTCCCCCAGTGTCATCACCCCCTCAAGGGGAATTTCCCCCACCTCCAGCATCACC
This genomic window from Podarcis raffonei isolate rPodRaf1 chromosome 15, rPodRaf1.pri, whole genome shotgun sequence contains:
- the LOC128403154 gene encoding kelch-like protein 4 gives rise to the protein MAKTAEAPREKELGSDDSQSGLLSLKHIIKQGIRQLYQAQLLCDVTLVAEGRKFPCHRTLLASISLYFQRMFTSTFKESREGEIVLMDLTASSLQRLLDYIYTGELLLLSEDVEDLFTAASRLQIMSALEIITRFLMERISMENCLGLYVLAYSHNHRPLLRPASRYIAFHFEHLIELTAFLALDFSVLVSIIASDGLEVDSELTIYRAMRRWVYHNPDERLLKHAALMDHIRLSLLSPEELAEVRAETEEFYECVRLPWEELSVPERLWASRGLRQGMYHKGVVCVGLPKWSKMSLGAEELDSHVHFFDPSTEQWEQLPDLKSLTSPSCVSLGHKLYITGGQHLDGSYSNNLLVYDTLGGHWSKLPPMTTARAWHAFLLCQKRLYAAGGWDSTGTLVCAESYDLEREEWTDISSLPFALTYFASVTLKSKLYLVGGERDDAELPVPHKGFLVYDIKSGAWSQVPMAFEFYEASAVTLGDCIFVVGGLSGEGNEGSRYFTGRCVCLLSDGTVNQELSIPLLPIAISYPGVVCWRKRVYVFGGDSNDRYSSAIHYWEPGQQNWVQCGATLPDPHYGAFGFGCIPLNVPRKNILAVFHRGSTFEVEEQEEDSLEPCPVANLT